A DNA window from Zonotrichia albicollis isolate bZonAlb1 chromosome 2, bZonAlb1.hap1, whole genome shotgun sequence contains the following coding sequences:
- the RRP1B gene encoding ribosomal RNA processing protein 1 homolog B isoform X1: MAPVAVQPPEVQFAQRLAANEKRIRDRALKKLRGYIGVRTQRPGDLFCTVGGFSLEELLKIWKGLFYCMWMQDKPLLQEELAANISQLIHVFQNTETRHLFIQTFWQTMNREWNGIDNLRLDKYYMLMRLILRQSFEVLKRNEWDEGLVEPLLQLLMKEVMEPDSNSPTGIKFHFIDIYLDELAKVGAKELTADQNLKFIEPFCKIAAKSKDRRVLHAVATGVFEMIVDQSPFAIEDLMKELGTNSDEENVSEEAKEENEEMLKTKADRSLSRKSAQNAENTEDINENADDGIGAVLQFDYKAVADKIFEFASKKNTPSLNRKRLYKLVKKFQDLAEGIFPQDIPEEVSTDEDDDEEPGRRKRKKKAVKPWQQNELEKVKEDKEDLSSGKVPSVPQRKRKKRKKRDSTSADSETADGNCEEGKAETSGSNPSSQEKVPENKKERKRKKLLVNEASETTDVATDTRENHSICVQNSLTDTEQSKKSQLKKMNPKVQNVPAKPACQNGPATASAAEDVSPSVTLLPPKAVKKKQKAGAVLVNGDPPVQQTDLKPSKDLLGTLPRKAEAESAPSRKVTLKTKLVGLEGMKASSQNGATLKKKRKVKEVLNSVEANGVLETVCKKNRKVESTAALSPLKKKKAKPGSDFVKFEKSTVPKAVFFRKARSTISSPRTPMQLNKLQTPSSKRVTFGLNKNMTAEFKKTDKSILVSPEGPSRVAFNPEQKPRHGVLKSPTVTPAKEPQMKRPFTMSAKKRPTAVDFF; this comes from the exons CAACGAGAAGCGCATCCGAGACCGCGCCCTCAAGAAGCTGCGGGGCTACATCGGCGTGCGGACCCAGCGGCCCGGCG ACTTGTTCTGTACTGTAGGTGGCTTCAGTCTGGAAGAACTGCTGAAAATATGGAAAGGCCTTTTCTATTGTATGTGGATGCAGGACAAACCTCTGCTTCAG gAGGAACTTGCAGCCAATATCTCCCAGCTTATCCACGTGTTTCAGAATACAGAGACTC GACACCTGTTCATCCAGACATTCTGGCAGACGATGAACCGGGAGTGGAACGGGATTGACAATCTGCGGCTGGACAAGTACTACATG CTGATGCGTCTGATTTTGAGGCAATCCTTTGAAGTGCTGAAAAGAAATGAATGGGATGAGGG tctagTTGAACCATTGCTGCAGCTATTAATGAAAGAAGTTATGGAGCCAGACAGCAATTCTCCCACTGGGATAAAGTTCCATTTCATTGATATCTATCTGGATGAATTGGCTAAAGTTGGTGCAAAGGAG CTCACAGCAGACCAGAATCTCAAGTTCATCGAACCTTTCTGCAAAATTGCTGCCAAATCAAAGGA TCGGCGTGTGCTCCACGCTGTGGCCACCGGTGTCTTTGAGATGATCGTGGACCAGTCCCCCTTTGCCATTGAGGACCTGATGAAAGAGCTGGGTACCAACAGCGATGAGGAGAATGTTTCTGAAGAAGccaaagaggaaaatgaagaGATGCTTAAAACCAAAG CAGACAGATCTCTGTCAAGAAAATCAGCACAGAATGCTGAAAACACAGAGGATATTAATGAAAATGCTGATGATGGGATCGGGGCTGTTCTTCAG TTTGATTACAAGGCTGTTGCTGACAAAATCTTCGAATTTGCCAGCAAGAAAAATACACCTTCCCTGAACAGGAAGAGGCTGTACAAGCTGGTCAAAAA GTTCCAGGACTTAGCAGAAG GAATCTTCCCCCAAGATATTCCTGAAGAAGTTTCTAcagatgaagatgatgatgaagaaCCCGGTAGGCGAAAGCGAAAGAAAAAAGCTGTAAAACCTTGGCAGCAAAATGAGCTGGAAAAAGTAAAAG AGGATAAAGAAGACCTGTCAAGTGGGAAGGTGCCATCAGTTCCccagaggaagaggaaaaaaaggaagaagagggaCAGCACAAGTGCTGATTCTGAAACAGCTGATGGAAATTGTGAGGAAGGAAAAGCTGAAACATCTGGATCCAATCCTTCTAGCCAGGAAAAGGtgccagaaaataaaaaggagaggaagagaaagaaattgcTAGTAAATGAGGCCAGTGAGACCACAGATGTAGCAACTGACACCAGGGAAAATCACAGTATTTGTGTGCAGAACAGCCTGACTGACACAGAACAGAGTAAAAAGAGTCAGCTGAAGAAAATGAATCCAAAAGTGCAGAATGTTCCTGCAAAACCAGCGTGTCAGAATGGGCCAGCCACTGCCAGTGCAGCAGAGGATGTCAGCCCTTCTGTCACTCTGTTACCTCCCAAGGCTGtgaaaaagaagcagaaagcaGGGGCTGTCCTGGTGAATGGGGATCCCCCTGTGCAGCAAACTGACCTGAAACCCAGCAAGGATTTGCTGGGGACCCTGCCAAGAAAGGCAGAGGCTGAATCTGCACCCTCCAGAAAGGTCACACTGAAGACAAAGTTAGTTGGTTTGGAAGGGATGAAAGCCTCCAGTCAGAATGGAGCAACtctgaaaaagaagagaaaagtgAAAGAGGTGCTAAACTCTGTGGAAGCCAATGGAGTTCTGGAGACTGTATGCAAGAAAAACAGGAAGGTG GAAAGCACTGCTGCTCTGTCaccattaaagaaaaagaaagcaaaaccaggaaGTGATTTTGTAAAATTTGAAAAATCAACTGTACCAAAGGCAGTGTTCTTCAGGAAAGCCAGAAGCACCATCTCTTCCCCCAGGACACCCATGCAG CTGAACAAACTGCAGACACCCAGCTCCAAAAGAGTCACGTTTGGCTTGAATAAAAACATGACTGCAG AATTCAAAAAGACTGACAAAAGTATATTGGTGAGCCCAGAAGGACCCTCCCGTGTGGCTTTCAATCCTGAACAGAAACCTCGTCATGGGGTGCTGAAGTCACCCACAGTGACCCCAGCAAAAGAGCCCCAAATGAAGAGACCATTTACTATGTCAGCTAAGAAGAGACCAACTGCTGTGGACTTCTTTTAA
- the RRP1B gene encoding ribosomal RNA processing protein 1 homolog B isoform X2 yields MAPVAVQPPEVQFAQRLAANEKRIRDRALKKLRGYIGVRTQRPGDLFCTVGGFSLEELLKIWKGLFYCMWMQDKPLLQEELAANISQLIHVFQNTETRHLFIQTFWQTMNREWNGIDNLRLDKYYMLMRLILRQSFEVLKRNEWDEGLVEPLLQLLMKEVMEPDSNSPTGIKFHFIDIYLDELAKVGAKELTADQNLKFIEPFCKIAAKSKDRRVLHAVATGVFEMIVDQSPFAIEDLMKELGTNSDEENVSEEAKEENEEMLKTKDRSLSRKSAQNAENTEDINENADDGIGAVLQFDYKAVADKIFEFASKKNTPSLNRKRLYKLVKKFQDLAEGIFPQDIPEEVSTDEDDDEEPGRRKRKKKAVKPWQQNELEKVKEDKEDLSSGKVPSVPQRKRKKRKKRDSTSADSETADGNCEEGKAETSGSNPSSQEKVPENKKERKRKKLLVNEASETTDVATDTRENHSICVQNSLTDTEQSKKSQLKKMNPKVQNVPAKPACQNGPATASAAEDVSPSVTLLPPKAVKKKQKAGAVLVNGDPPVQQTDLKPSKDLLGTLPRKAEAESAPSRKVTLKTKLVGLEGMKASSQNGATLKKKRKVKEVLNSVEANGVLETVCKKNRKVESTAALSPLKKKKAKPGSDFVKFEKSTVPKAVFFRKARSTISSPRTPMQLNKLQTPSSKRVTFGLNKNMTAEFKKTDKSILVSPEGPSRVAFNPEQKPRHGVLKSPTVTPAKEPQMKRPFTMSAKKRPTAVDFF; encoded by the exons CAACGAGAAGCGCATCCGAGACCGCGCCCTCAAGAAGCTGCGGGGCTACATCGGCGTGCGGACCCAGCGGCCCGGCG ACTTGTTCTGTACTGTAGGTGGCTTCAGTCTGGAAGAACTGCTGAAAATATGGAAAGGCCTTTTCTATTGTATGTGGATGCAGGACAAACCTCTGCTTCAG gAGGAACTTGCAGCCAATATCTCCCAGCTTATCCACGTGTTTCAGAATACAGAGACTC GACACCTGTTCATCCAGACATTCTGGCAGACGATGAACCGGGAGTGGAACGGGATTGACAATCTGCGGCTGGACAAGTACTACATG CTGATGCGTCTGATTTTGAGGCAATCCTTTGAAGTGCTGAAAAGAAATGAATGGGATGAGGG tctagTTGAACCATTGCTGCAGCTATTAATGAAAGAAGTTATGGAGCCAGACAGCAATTCTCCCACTGGGATAAAGTTCCATTTCATTGATATCTATCTGGATGAATTGGCTAAAGTTGGTGCAAAGGAG CTCACAGCAGACCAGAATCTCAAGTTCATCGAACCTTTCTGCAAAATTGCTGCCAAATCAAAGGA TCGGCGTGTGCTCCACGCTGTGGCCACCGGTGTCTTTGAGATGATCGTGGACCAGTCCCCCTTTGCCATTGAGGACCTGATGAAAGAGCTGGGTACCAACAGCGATGAGGAGAATGTTTCTGAAGAAGccaaagaggaaaatgaagaGATGCTTAAAACCAAAG ACAGATCTCTGTCAAGAAAATCAGCACAGAATGCTGAAAACACAGAGGATATTAATGAAAATGCTGATGATGGGATCGGGGCTGTTCTTCAG TTTGATTACAAGGCTGTTGCTGACAAAATCTTCGAATTTGCCAGCAAGAAAAATACACCTTCCCTGAACAGGAAGAGGCTGTACAAGCTGGTCAAAAA GTTCCAGGACTTAGCAGAAG GAATCTTCCCCCAAGATATTCCTGAAGAAGTTTCTAcagatgaagatgatgatgaagaaCCCGGTAGGCGAAAGCGAAAGAAAAAAGCTGTAAAACCTTGGCAGCAAAATGAGCTGGAAAAAGTAAAAG AGGATAAAGAAGACCTGTCAAGTGGGAAGGTGCCATCAGTTCCccagaggaagaggaaaaaaaggaagaagagggaCAGCACAAGTGCTGATTCTGAAACAGCTGATGGAAATTGTGAGGAAGGAAAAGCTGAAACATCTGGATCCAATCCTTCTAGCCAGGAAAAGGtgccagaaaataaaaaggagaggaagagaaagaaattgcTAGTAAATGAGGCCAGTGAGACCACAGATGTAGCAACTGACACCAGGGAAAATCACAGTATTTGTGTGCAGAACAGCCTGACTGACACAGAACAGAGTAAAAAGAGTCAGCTGAAGAAAATGAATCCAAAAGTGCAGAATGTTCCTGCAAAACCAGCGTGTCAGAATGGGCCAGCCACTGCCAGTGCAGCAGAGGATGTCAGCCCTTCTGTCACTCTGTTACCTCCCAAGGCTGtgaaaaagaagcagaaagcaGGGGCTGTCCTGGTGAATGGGGATCCCCCTGTGCAGCAAACTGACCTGAAACCCAGCAAGGATTTGCTGGGGACCCTGCCAAGAAAGGCAGAGGCTGAATCTGCACCCTCCAGAAAGGTCACACTGAAGACAAAGTTAGTTGGTTTGGAAGGGATGAAAGCCTCCAGTCAGAATGGAGCAACtctgaaaaagaagagaaaagtgAAAGAGGTGCTAAACTCTGTGGAAGCCAATGGAGTTCTGGAGACTGTATGCAAGAAAAACAGGAAGGTG GAAAGCACTGCTGCTCTGTCaccattaaagaaaaagaaagcaaaaccaggaaGTGATTTTGTAAAATTTGAAAAATCAACTGTACCAAAGGCAGTGTTCTTCAGGAAAGCCAGAAGCACCATCTCTTCCCCCAGGACACCCATGCAG CTGAACAAACTGCAGACACCCAGCTCCAAAAGAGTCACGTTTGGCTTGAATAAAAACATGACTGCAG AATTCAAAAAGACTGACAAAAGTATATTGGTGAGCCCAGAAGGACCCTCCCGTGTGGCTTTCAATCCTGAACAGAAACCTCGTCATGGGGTGCTGAAGTCACCCACAGTGACCCCAGCAAAAGAGCCCCAAATGAAGAGACCATTTACTATGTCAGCTAAGAAGAGACCAACTGCTGTGGACTTCTTTTAA
- the RRP1B gene encoding ribosomal RNA processing protein 1 homolog B isoform X3, translating to MAPVAVQPPEVQFAQRLAANEKRIRDRALKKLRGYIGVRTQRPGGGFSLEELLKIWKGLFYCMWMQDKPLLQEELAANISQLIHVFQNTETRHLFIQTFWQTMNREWNGIDNLRLDKYYMLMRLILRQSFEVLKRNEWDEGLVEPLLQLLMKEVMEPDSNSPTGIKFHFIDIYLDELAKVGAKELTADQNLKFIEPFCKIAAKSKDRRVLHAVATGVFEMIVDQSPFAIEDLMKELGTNSDEENVSEEAKEENEEMLKTKADRSLSRKSAQNAENTEDINENADDGIGAVLQFDYKAVADKIFEFASKKNTPSLNRKRLYKLVKKFQDLAEGIFPQDIPEEVSTDEDDDEEPGRRKRKKKAVKPWQQNELEKVKEDKEDLSSGKVPSVPQRKRKKRKKRDSTSADSETADGNCEEGKAETSGSNPSSQEKVPENKKERKRKKLLVNEASETTDVATDTRENHSICVQNSLTDTEQSKKSQLKKMNPKVQNVPAKPACQNGPATASAAEDVSPSVTLLPPKAVKKKQKAGAVLVNGDPPVQQTDLKPSKDLLGTLPRKAEAESAPSRKVTLKTKLVGLEGMKASSQNGATLKKKRKVKEVLNSVEANGVLETVCKKNRKVESTAALSPLKKKKAKPGSDFVKFEKSTVPKAVFFRKARSTISSPRTPMQLNKLQTPSSKRVTFGLNKNMTAEFKKTDKSILVSPEGPSRVAFNPEQKPRHGVLKSPTVTPAKEPQMKRPFTMSAKKRPTAVDFF from the exons CAACGAGAAGCGCATCCGAGACCGCGCCCTCAAGAAGCTGCGGGGCTACATCGGCGTGCGGACCCAGCGGCCCGGCG GTGGCTTCAGTCTGGAAGAACTGCTGAAAATATGGAAAGGCCTTTTCTATTGTATGTGGATGCAGGACAAACCTCTGCTTCAG gAGGAACTTGCAGCCAATATCTCCCAGCTTATCCACGTGTTTCAGAATACAGAGACTC GACACCTGTTCATCCAGACATTCTGGCAGACGATGAACCGGGAGTGGAACGGGATTGACAATCTGCGGCTGGACAAGTACTACATG CTGATGCGTCTGATTTTGAGGCAATCCTTTGAAGTGCTGAAAAGAAATGAATGGGATGAGGG tctagTTGAACCATTGCTGCAGCTATTAATGAAAGAAGTTATGGAGCCAGACAGCAATTCTCCCACTGGGATAAAGTTCCATTTCATTGATATCTATCTGGATGAATTGGCTAAAGTTGGTGCAAAGGAG CTCACAGCAGACCAGAATCTCAAGTTCATCGAACCTTTCTGCAAAATTGCTGCCAAATCAAAGGA TCGGCGTGTGCTCCACGCTGTGGCCACCGGTGTCTTTGAGATGATCGTGGACCAGTCCCCCTTTGCCATTGAGGACCTGATGAAAGAGCTGGGTACCAACAGCGATGAGGAGAATGTTTCTGAAGAAGccaaagaggaaaatgaagaGATGCTTAAAACCAAAG CAGACAGATCTCTGTCAAGAAAATCAGCACAGAATGCTGAAAACACAGAGGATATTAATGAAAATGCTGATGATGGGATCGGGGCTGTTCTTCAG TTTGATTACAAGGCTGTTGCTGACAAAATCTTCGAATTTGCCAGCAAGAAAAATACACCTTCCCTGAACAGGAAGAGGCTGTACAAGCTGGTCAAAAA GTTCCAGGACTTAGCAGAAG GAATCTTCCCCCAAGATATTCCTGAAGAAGTTTCTAcagatgaagatgatgatgaagaaCCCGGTAGGCGAAAGCGAAAGAAAAAAGCTGTAAAACCTTGGCAGCAAAATGAGCTGGAAAAAGTAAAAG AGGATAAAGAAGACCTGTCAAGTGGGAAGGTGCCATCAGTTCCccagaggaagaggaaaaaaaggaagaagagggaCAGCACAAGTGCTGATTCTGAAACAGCTGATGGAAATTGTGAGGAAGGAAAAGCTGAAACATCTGGATCCAATCCTTCTAGCCAGGAAAAGGtgccagaaaataaaaaggagaggaagagaaagaaattgcTAGTAAATGAGGCCAGTGAGACCACAGATGTAGCAACTGACACCAGGGAAAATCACAGTATTTGTGTGCAGAACAGCCTGACTGACACAGAACAGAGTAAAAAGAGTCAGCTGAAGAAAATGAATCCAAAAGTGCAGAATGTTCCTGCAAAACCAGCGTGTCAGAATGGGCCAGCCACTGCCAGTGCAGCAGAGGATGTCAGCCCTTCTGTCACTCTGTTACCTCCCAAGGCTGtgaaaaagaagcagaaagcaGGGGCTGTCCTGGTGAATGGGGATCCCCCTGTGCAGCAAACTGACCTGAAACCCAGCAAGGATTTGCTGGGGACCCTGCCAAGAAAGGCAGAGGCTGAATCTGCACCCTCCAGAAAGGTCACACTGAAGACAAAGTTAGTTGGTTTGGAAGGGATGAAAGCCTCCAGTCAGAATGGAGCAACtctgaaaaagaagagaaaagtgAAAGAGGTGCTAAACTCTGTGGAAGCCAATGGAGTTCTGGAGACTGTATGCAAGAAAAACAGGAAGGTG GAAAGCACTGCTGCTCTGTCaccattaaagaaaaagaaagcaaaaccaggaaGTGATTTTGTAAAATTTGAAAAATCAACTGTACCAAAGGCAGTGTTCTTCAGGAAAGCCAGAAGCACCATCTCTTCCCCCAGGACACCCATGCAG CTGAACAAACTGCAGACACCCAGCTCCAAAAGAGTCACGTTTGGCTTGAATAAAAACATGACTGCAG AATTCAAAAAGACTGACAAAAGTATATTGGTGAGCCCAGAAGGACCCTCCCGTGTGGCTTTCAATCCTGAACAGAAACCTCGTCATGGGGTGCTGAAGTCACCCACAGTGACCCCAGCAAAAGAGCCCCAAATGAAGAGACCATTTACTATGTCAGCTAAGAAGAGACCAACTGCTGTGGACTTCTTTTAA